The window TCGAGACCGCCCCGCCGGCTCGCTGACAAGCCGCCGACGACCCACCCCCTACACTGGATTTGCGTCTGCGGGAGTGGTGGAATTGGCAGACACGCAGGATTTAGGTTCCTGTGCTTTCGAGCGTGAGGGTTCAAGTCCCTTCTCCCGCACTCTCATCGATTTGCCGCCGGGCGGACGACCGCCCCGACGACTGGAGAACCGACCGTGATCGCCGCCGCACCTGCCGCCCTCATCCCCTGGCTCGATCCGAACACGCTTCTCAGCGGTGTCTTCGGCCCCGTGGCCCTGCTCGTCGTCTGCGCGATCGTGTTCGCCGAGACCGGCCTGCTGGTCGGCTTCCTGCTGCCGGGCGACACGCTGCTGTTCTTCACCGGCGTGCTCGCCGTCGGGGGCAAGTTCGGCATCGACATCTGGTGGGTCTGCCTCGCCATCTCGCTCGCGGCGTTCCTCGGCGGCGAGGTGGGGTATCTGATCGGCCACAAGCTCGGCCCGCGGGTGTTCGAGCGCAAGGAGTCGGGGCTGTTCAGTGTGCGCAACGTCGAGCGCACCAACGCCTTCTTCGAGCGCTTCGGCGCACTCGCCGTGATCATGGCCCGCTTCGTGCCGATCGTCCGCACCTTCGCGCCGATCGCCGCAGGCGTCGGGCACATGAATTACAAGAGATACTCGCTCTACAACGCCATCGGCGCCCTGATCTGGGGCTCGGGCATCGTGCTGCTCGGCTTCGCCCTCGGCCAGATCGAGCCGGTGCGCGAGTTCACCGAGAAGTACCTCGACATCGTGCTGATCGCCGTGGTGGTGCTCACGGTCATCCCGACCGTGTTCCACTACATCCGCGAGTCCCGCAAGGCCAAGCGCGACGTGCTCGAGGCCGAGGCCGAAGAGGTCGAGATCACCGGTGCGGCCGAGCGGCTGACGCTCGAGCCGGAGGTGTTCGGCGGAGACGTCGACACGAAGCCCAAGGGCTAGCTGGACTGTCGGCCCGACCCCGCGCCCTAGCGGTGCGGGTTCTCCTCGTGCCGCGCGTGCTCGACCGGTTCCAGCTGGAACGTCGAGTGCTGGACGTCGAAGTGCCCCTCGAGGCA of the Herbiconiux flava genome contains:
- a CDS encoding DedA family protein, whose product is MIAAAPAALIPWLDPNTLLSGVFGPVALLVVCAIVFAETGLLVGFLLPGDTLLFFTGVLAVGGKFGIDIWWVCLAISLAAFLGGEVGYLIGHKLGPRVFERKESGLFSVRNVERTNAFFERFGALAVIMARFVPIVRTFAPIAAGVGHMNYKRYSLYNAIGALIWGSGIVLLGFALGQIEPVREFTEKYLDIVLIAVVVLTVIPTVFHYIRESRKAKRDVLEAEAEEVEITGAAERLTLEPEVFGGDVDTKPKG